A genomic segment from Hypanus sabinus isolate sHypSab1 chromosome 8, sHypSab1.hap1, whole genome shotgun sequence encodes:
- the LOC132397883 gene encoding ferritin heavy chain B-like yields MGSQVCQNYHIECEVAVNNQINMEIHSSYVYRSMSLYFDQDDVALHHFADFFRKQSNEKWKHAKKLLAFQNLRGGQILMEDVKKPEQSDWINGRHAMHRALQMEKDVNQSLLDLHKLAIQHGDPQLCSFLTRHLLHEQMMMMKRLGDHITNLRRLGANENGRGEYLFDKLSLGSEQVQT; encoded by the coding sequence ATGGGTTCCCAAGTGTGTCAAAACTACCACATTGAATGTGAGGTTGCTGTCAACAACCAGATTAACATGGAAATCCATTCCTCCTATGTTTATCGCTCTATGTCCTTGTACTTTGACCAGGATGATGTTGCCTTGCACCACTTTGCTGACTTCTTCAGGAAGCAGTCCAATGAGAAATGGAAGCATGCTAAGAAACTTCTAGCATTCCAGAATCTGCGTGGTGGCCAGATCTTGATGGAGGACGTAAAGAAACCAGAGCAGAGTGATTGGATTAATGGTCGTCATGCAATGCACAGAGCTCTGCAGATGGAGAAGGATGTGAACCAGAGTCTACTGGACCTGCACAAGCTTGCCATTCAGCACGGTGACCCCCAACTGTGTTCCTTCCTGACGAGACATCTGCTGCATGAacaaatgatgatgatgaagaggCTTGGAGATCACATCACCAACCTGAGGAGACTGGGAGCCAATGAGAATGGTCGAGGAGAGTACCTATTTGACAAGTTGTCCCTGGGGAGTGAACAAGTGCAGACCTGA